Proteins encoded in a region of the bacterium genome:
- a CDS encoding O-antigen ligase family protein: VYLSSLRLVAAAPVLGVGAGMFGDAFAVVRAPSILARYEHAHSDYLEILCETGPLGLAAIAAMILWTVVASLRARARRTSRFARSIALGALVGVVAVGAHGLVDFNFAIPANLVTFFALLALAYVTATRVLKN; encoded by the coding sequence TGTCTACCTTTCGTCGCTGCGCCTCGTGGCCGCGGCGCCGGTTCTCGGCGTGGGCGCGGGGATGTTCGGCGATGCGTTTGCCGTTGTCCGCGCGCCGTCGATCCTCGCGCGTTACGAACACGCCCACAGCGACTACCTCGAAATCCTGTGCGAGACCGGCCCCCTTGGCCTTGCCGCGATCGCGGCGATGATCCTGTGGACCGTCGTTGCGTCGCTGCGGGCTCGCGCGCGGCGCACCAGCCGGTTCGCGCGGTCGATCGCCTTGGGCGCGCTGGTCGGCGTGGTGGCCGTCGGCGCGCACGGGCTCGTCGATTTCAACTTCGCGATCCCGGCGAACCTCGTCACATTTTTCGCGCTCCTCGCCCTGGCTTACGTCACGGCGACGCGCGTGCTGAAGAACTGA